A stretch of Oncorhynchus mykiss isolate Arlee chromosome 26, USDA_OmykA_1.1, whole genome shotgun sequence DNA encodes these proteins:
- the LOC110506771 gene encoding WD repeat-containing protein 76 isoform X6 → MNSSLAEMKPANTESGVPVLHSAKEGCKPKKFTPDEVLVPNPSFKENQGMKRKIQPGSLSIYELERLENIRQNQVFLSSIKLLEAKQDLKPEKTQRGLKRQNNKVAWTEILPPRTKSLRIQKKEAERLPLPPEPHRIYYEVERIERARKPEGPISMEPINMEEDSSLPPELLKLWTEDLIQEEKEELGLGEYRSTLKSMELSEIGGVAKVVKSRIFSVAFHPCSSRLLMAAGDKLGGVGLWNLDSDMGDEGVLLFEPHVQPVACMAFSRSHPTDLLTLSYDGTLRSTDVEKAVFDEVYRIKDGLRTFDFLSHDCSTLVTGDWYGDVAIVDRRTPGTSHESLHSLDTKTVRCVHVHPVQKQYIMVAENSIVSIYDARCLKASSTEPVSQLYGHSKSISSAYFSPGTGNRVVTTCLDNIRIYDTSELTSRAPLLTSIQQNLYTGRWLSKLQATWDPKRDDCFVVGSMQRPRRVQVFHESGQLQHSFQDPEITTVLSVTAFHPTRNALLGGNASGRLYVFTD, encoded by the exons GAAATGAAGCCAGCGAACACCGAGAGTGGTGTCCCTGTACTCCATTCAGCAAAAGAGGGGTGCAAACCCAAGAAATTCACCCCAGATGAGGTACTGGTACCAAATCCCAGCTTCAAAGAAAATCAAGGAATGAAAAGAAAG ATACAACCTGGAAGTCTATCGATATATGAATTGGAACGGTTGGAAAATATCAGACAAAACCAAGTGTTCCTGTCCTCCATAAAACTGCTTGAG GCCAAGCAGGATTTGAAACCAGAAAAAACACAGCGAGGTCTCAAGAGACAGAACAA TAAGGTAGCCTGGACAGAGATACTGCCTCCTCGCACCAAGTCCTTGAGAATCCAGAAGAAGGAAGCAGAGCGACTCCCCCTGCCCCCGGAACCACACAGGATTTATTATGAAGTCGAACGA ATTGAACGTGCCAGGAAGCCAGAGGGTCCCATTAGTATGGAGCCAATCAACATGGAGGAGGATAGTTCACTGCCACCTGAACTTCTCAAGCTGTGGACAGAG GATTTAATCCAAGAAGAAAAGGAGGAGTTGGGTCTGGGAGA GTACCGTAGTACTCTGAAGAGCATGGAGCTGAGTGAGATTGGAGGAGTAGCTAAGGTGGTGAAGAGTCGTATCTTCTCTGTTGCCTTCCACCCGTGTAGCAGTCGTCTGCTCATGGCTGCTGGGGACAAGTTGGGTGGAGTGGGGCTCTGGAACCTC GACTCTGATATGGGGGATGAGGGCGTGCTGCTGTTTGAGCCACACGTCCAGCCGGTGGCCTGCATGGCCTTCTCCAGGTCACATCCTACAGACCTGTTGACCCTCAGCTACGACGGGACGTTACGGAGCACAGACGTGGAGAAAGCCGTTTTTGATGAG GTGTATCGGATCAAGGATGGCTTGAGAACCTTTGACTTCCTGTCACATGACTGTTCGACGCTGGTCACCGGGGACTGGTACGGAGACGTTGCCATTGTTGACAGGCGGACTCCAGG AACCTCTCATGAGTCCCTCCATAGCCTGGACACCAAGACGGTTCGCTGTGTTCACGTCCACCCTGTTCAGAAGCAGTACATCATGGTGGCTGAGAACAG TATTGTGAGCATTTACGATGCTCGATGTTTGAAGGCGTCGTCAACAGAGCCAGTCTCCCAGCTCTATGGTCACTCAAAGAGCATCTCAAGTGCCTACTTCTCTCCTGGCACTGGCAACAGAGTAGTGACCACCTGCCTAGACAACATCAG GATTTACGACACCTCGGAACTAACCTCCAGAGCTCCGCTACTGACCTCCATCCA ACAGAACTTGTACACAGGGCGCTGGCTGTCCAAGCTGCAGGCGACGTGGGACCCCAAGAGGGACGATTGCTTCGTTGTGGGCAGCATGCAGCGGCCTCGCAGAGTCCAG GTGTTCCATGAGAGTGGGCAGCTCCAGCACTCCTTCCAGGACCCAGAGATAACCACTGTGCTCTCAGTCACAGCCTTCCACCCCACCAGGAACGCTCTACTGGGGGGTAACGCCTCCGGGCGGCTGTACGTCTTCACCGACTGA